One genomic window of Hymenobacter sp. J193 includes the following:
- a CDS encoding radical SAM protein, with protein sequence MHVKFILPALTEATNPYWRPIKYSLFPPLGLATLAAFLPPDWTAELQDEHVEELRLHDAPDLVIIQVYITNAFRAYALADWYRSQGSYVCLGGLHVTSLPEEAAPHADSIFLGPGEDIFPKFLRDWQQRQARSRYVAPSRRTLAGTPPIRRDLIRRELYLVPNSIVVTRGCPHHCDFCYKDAFFEGGTTFYTQPIDDALAEIDRLPGRHLYFLDDHLLGHQRFAAALFDGMQGMGRLFQGAATVDSILRDNGLLEKAAAAGLRSLFVGFETLSPANLRASNKHQNLGRDYALAIRRLHDLGIMINGSFVFGLDDDGPDVFKRTVDWAVQQGITTATFHIATPYPGTAYYQHIEAEGRLLHQRWNEYDTRTVVHQPGPHLTATQLKEGYDWAYREFYSWANITRASLAHDKLKHQLKHFAYAGGWKCFEPLWNFMIKTRQLHSMRPLLEAILARVQGARAIPQPAPADFIPLPVLPG encoded by the coding sequence ATGCACGTCAAATTCATTCTGCCGGCTCTTACCGAGGCCACCAATCCGTACTGGCGGCCCATCAAATACTCGCTGTTTCCGCCGCTGGGCCTGGCTACACTGGCGGCCTTCCTGCCGCCCGACTGGACCGCCGAGCTGCAGGACGAACACGTGGAAGAGCTCCGGCTGCACGATGCGCCCGACCTAGTCATCATCCAGGTGTACATCACCAACGCCTTCCGGGCTTATGCCCTGGCCGATTGGTACCGTAGCCAAGGAAGCTATGTATGCCTGGGAGGCCTGCACGTAACCAGCCTGCCTGAGGAGGCCGCCCCGCACGCCGACAGCATTTTTCTGGGCCCCGGGGAAGATATTTTTCCAAAGTTCCTGCGCGACTGGCAGCAGCGGCAGGCCCGATCCCGCTACGTAGCGCCCAGCCGCCGCACCCTGGCCGGTACACCACCCATCCGGCGCGACCTGATCCGGCGGGAACTGTATCTGGTGCCCAACTCCATCGTCGTCACGCGCGGCTGCCCTCACCATTGCGACTTCTGCTACAAAGATGCCTTCTTCGAGGGGGGCACCACCTTCTACACGCAGCCTATTGACGACGCCCTGGCTGAAATAGACCGGCTGCCCGGCCGGCACCTCTACTTTCTCGATGACCACCTGCTGGGCCACCAGCGCTTTGCCGCTGCCCTGTTTGATGGCATGCAGGGAATGGGCCGTCTGTTTCAGGGTGCCGCTACCGTCGATAGTATTCTGCGCGACAATGGCTTGCTGGAAAAAGCGGCAGCGGCCGGGCTGCGCAGCTTGTTTGTAGGATTTGAAACCCTGAGCCCGGCCAACCTGCGGGCCAGCAACAAGCACCAGAACCTGGGCCGCGACTATGCCCTGGCCATCCGCCGCCTGCACGATCTGGGCATCATGATCAATGGCAGCTTCGTGTTTGGCCTGGATGATGACGGGCCCGACGTGTTTAAGCGCACCGTTGACTGGGCCGTGCAGCAGGGCATCACCACGGCCACCTTTCACATTGCCACGCCTTATCCCGGTACCGCCTATTACCAGCACATCGAGGCCGAAGGACGCTTGCTGCACCAGCGCTGGAACGAGTACGATACCCGCACAGTAGTACACCAGCCCGGCCCCCACCTGACGGCGACGCAGCTGAAAGAAGGCTATGACTGGGCGTATCGGGAATTTTACTCCTGGGCCAACATCACCCGGGCCAGCCTCGCGCACGACAAGCTTAAGCACCAGCTCAAGCATTTTGCCTATGCCGGCGGCTGGAAGTGCTTTGAGCCCCTCTGGAACTTTATGATCAAAACCCGGCAGCTGCATTCCATGCGGCCGTTGCTGGAAGCAATTCTTGCTAGGGTGCAGGGGGCGCGGGCCATT
- a CDS encoding DUF2157 domain-containing protein, with amino-acid sequence MIPDQLLTDLQNAELLPAAQAAAIREDERTRPFSLHYELRAALYLGITLLTGGLGVLLYQHLSEIGHGVIIGSMVLLMAASFGYATRHRQPFTWGQARPVSFVPDYILLLGCLLFLALETYLQVQYNFFGSRYGLVTILPAALFLALAYGFDHRGVLAMGLTALASWVGVSIAPLSAFTENSFLSSRLGGAAVLLGLLLAGVGFYSDFADRKRHFAFTYISLGANLALLAATVSLFDFYLSSFLPNALLVLLILALSAGLVWYARLRRSYLFLLMGAVYGYITVTYLFFHLLDFNDGEAAIMLGLFYFMGSAVAVILFFVNAKKFLRLA; translated from the coding sequence ATGATACCTGATCAACTTCTGACTGATTTACAAAATGCCGAGCTGCTACCTGCAGCTCAGGCAGCAGCTATTCGGGAAGATGAGCGGACGCGCCCCTTTTCCCTGCACTACGAGTTGCGCGCTGCGCTGTACCTGGGCATCACCCTGCTCACCGGTGGATTGGGCGTACTGCTGTATCAGCACTTAAGTGAAATCGGGCACGGCGTCATCATCGGGAGCATGGTGCTGCTGATGGCAGCCAGCTTTGGGTATGCGACCCGCCACCGGCAGCCCTTTACCTGGGGGCAAGCCCGGCCCGTTAGCTTCGTGCCGGACTATATTCTGCTGCTGGGCTGCCTGCTGTTTCTGGCCCTGGAAACGTATCTGCAGGTGCAGTACAACTTCTTCGGGAGCCGCTACGGGCTGGTTACCATTCTCCCGGCCGCGCTGTTTCTGGCCCTGGCTTATGGTTTCGACCACCGGGGGGTGCTGGCTATGGGCCTCACAGCGCTGGCGTCCTGGGTGGGCGTGAGCATTGCCCCGCTTTCGGCCTTCACCGAGAACAGCTTTCTGTCGTCGCGGCTGGGTGGGGCGGCAGTGCTGCTCGGGCTGCTGCTGGCCGGCGTGGGGTTCTACTCCGATTTTGCGGATCGAAAGCGGCACTTTGCCTTCACCTATATTTCCCTGGGAGCAAACCTGGCCCTGCTGGCCGCTACCGTTTCCTTATTTGATTTTTACTTGTCCAGCTTCCTGCCCAACGCGCTGTTGGTGCTCCTGATTCTGGCCCTGAGCGCCGGCCTGGTGTGGTATGCCCGGCTCCGTCGTTCCTACCTTTTCCTGCTGATGGGCGCCGTGTATGGCTATATCACCGTCACCTACCTGTTTTTCCATCTGCTTGATTTCAACGACGGGGAAGCTGCTATTATGCTGGGCTTGTTCTATTTCATGGGTTCGGCGGTGGCTGTTATTCTTTTCTTCGTCAACGCCAAGAAATTTCTTCGCCTAGCATGA